One genomic window of Daphnia pulex isolate KAP4 chromosome 12, ASM2113471v1 includes the following:
- the LOC124210015 gene encoding uncharacterized protein LOC124210015 — translation METRVKVFGFFDILLGITMIMTEYSAIVMYSLPMDTTGSGLWGGMFVMVTGVVIIKRHNIMVLVFSILSAMSGIIMICLYIWSFTLYGDMISSGYTCGATLYMGHSICSRIALDSLFLIYGVAALCMNTILIHDAKWIEPHKKQNEAPALTNIPVVVTITPAATNGHNLS, via the exons atggaaactcGAGTGAAAGTTTTCGGCTTTTTTGATATTCTTCTTGGCATAACGATGATTATGACAGag TATTCAGCCATTGTGATGTACTCTCTACCAATGGACACGACTGGTTCGGGTTTATGGGGAGGAATGTTCGTTATGGTAACGGGAGTTGTGATCATTAAAAg GCACAACATTATGGTCCtagttttttccattttatcagCCATGAGTGGAATTATCATGATCTGCCTTTATATCTGGTCTTTTACTTTGTACGGAGACATGATTTCTTCCGGGTACACTTGTGGTGCGACGTTGTACATGGGGCATTCTATTT gCAGCCGCATAGCCCTGGATTCGCTGTTCCTCATTTACGGAGTAGCAGCGCTCTGTATGAATACAATATTAATTCACGATGCTAAATGGATTGAACcccacaaaaaacaaaatgaagcaCCCGCATTGACCAACATTCCAGTAGTGGTCACCATAACACCCGCCGCGACCAATGGACACAATTTATCGTaa
- the LOC124210012 gene encoding methylmalonyl-CoA mutase, mitochondrial-like produces the protein MASFLLRYSSSLRLISASQVSQFRCLHRQPLDPEWTALAKKQLKGKNPEEELLWYTSEDITLKPIYTKKDVEGLEHELPGKFPYTRGPYPTMYSQRPWTIRQYAGFSTVEESNKFYKENIKAGQQGLSVAFDLATHCGYDSDNPRVYGDVGMAGVAIDSVEDMKALFDSIPLEKMSVSMTMNGAVIPVLAMHIVAAEEQGVKAELLSGTIQNDILKEFMVRNTYIYPPAPSMRIIGDIFSYISAKMPKFNSISISGYHMQEAGATATLELGFTMADGIEYCRTGLKSGLSIDAFAPRLSFFFGIGMNFYMEIAKLRAARRLWAHLLQENFSPKSQKSLALRTHCQTSGWSLTAQDPYNNIVRTTVEAMAAVFGGTQSLHTNSFDEALALPSKFSSRIARNTQIILQEETGIPKIIDPWAGSYMMENLTDEVYNKAKRIVDEVEQMGGMAKAVASGWPKLKIEECAARRQAQIDSGYETIVGVNKYQPENPEQVDVLMINNEEVRNKQIDKINKVKATRDSAKAEQCLKAITDCAAGAEGNLLALAVEASRARCTVGEITQAMEKVFGRHVAHDTMISGAYKSEFADKEQFEVVAKKIDELVALEGRRPRILVAKMGQDGHDRGAKVIATGFADLGFDVDIGPLFQTPREVAQQAIDADVHVVGVSSLAAAHRTLVPELIKVLKEMGRSDILVVVGGVIPPQDYDMVFEAGASAIFGPGTKIPVAALQVVNLIINGLNRKTESSAN, from the exons AtggcttcttttcttttgagataTTCTAGCTCACTTCGTTTAATCTCAGCGTCGcaa GTGAGCCAATTCAGATGTTTGCATAGACAGCCTCTTGATCCTGAGTGGACAGCCTTGGCAAAAAAACAGTTGAAAGGTAAAAATCCAGAGGAAGAACTTCTCTGGTATACATCAGAAGACATCACTTTGAAACCAATCTACACAAAAAAGGATGTTGAAGG GCTTGAACATGAGTTACCGGGAAAGTTTCCTTATACTCGTGGTCCATATCCTACAATGTACTCCCAAAGGCCATGGACAATCAGACAGTATGCAGGTTTCAGCACAGTCGAGGAAAGCAACAagttttataaagaaaacattaagGCTGGTCAACAAGGTTTGAGTGTGGCTTTTGATCTTGCCACTCACTGTGG GTATGACTCTGACAATCCACGAGTTTATGGTGATGTAGGAATGGCTGGAGTGGCTATTGACAGTGTTGAGGACATGAAAGCACTCTTTGATAGTATTCCTCTAGAGAAGATGTCTGTCTCTATGACAATGAATGGGGCTGTGATTCCAGTTTTGGCAATGCATATTGTTGCTGCCGAAGAACAG GGTGTGAAAGCGGAACTCTTATCAGGGACGATTCAGAAcgacattttaaaagaattcatGGTTAGAAATACCTACATCTACCCTCCAGCTCCCTCCATGAGAATCATTGGTGATATCTTTAGTTACATTTCTGCG AAAATGCCCAAGTTCAACTCAATCAGTATATCTGGTTATCACATGCAAGAGGCTGGTGCCACTGCAACTCTTGAACTGGGATTCACTATGGCCGATGGCATTGAATACTGTCGAACAGGCTTAAAATCAGGTTTATCAATCGATGCGTTTGCACCacgtctttctttcttctttggcatTGGAATGAATTTTTACATG GAAATCGCCAAGCTAAGAGCAGCTCGTCGTCTCTGGGCTCATTTGCTCCAGGAAAATTTCAGTCCAAAGAGCCAAAAGTCGTTGGCATTGAGGACTCATTGTCAGACGTCTGGCTGGTCACTGACTGCTCAAGATCCGTATAATAACATTGTCCGCACGACAGTTGAAGCTATGGCTGCCGTTTTTGGTGGCACCCAGTCCCTTCACACCAACTCATTTGATGAAGCTTTGGCTTTGCCTTCCAAGTTTTCTTCCCGCATCGCTCGTAACACACAAATCATTCTACAAGAAGAAACAGGAATACCAAAA ATCATTGATCCATGGGCCGGCAGTTATATGATGGAGAACCTAACTGACGAGGTTTACAACAAAGCAAAACGAATTGTGGATGAAGTGGAGCAAATGGGTGGTATGGCCAAAGCTGTAGCTTCTGGCtggccaaaattgaaaatcgaaGAATGCGCAGCTCGTCGCCAAGCTCAAATTGATTCCGGCTAtg aAACAATCGTGGgtgtaaataaatatcaacCGGAGAACCCGGAACAAGTAGACGTTTTGATGATCAACAACGAAGAAGttcgaaacaaacaaattgataaAATCAACAAG GTTAAAGCAACCCGTGATTCGGCCAAGGCAGAACAGTGTCTCAAAGCGATAACAGATTGCGCTGCCGGTGCCGAGGGCAATTTATTGGCCTTGGCCGTCGAGGCTTCTCGTGCTCGCTGCACCGTAGGCGAAATAACCCAAGCCATggaaaaa GTGTTTGGTCGTCACGTAGCGCACGACACGATGATATCTGGGGCCTATAAAAGTGAATTCGCCGACAAGGAGCAGTTTGAAGTAGTCGCCAAAAAG ATTGATGAGTTGGTGGCCTTAGAAGGTCGTCGTCCACGCATCCTGGTCGCCAAGATGGGACAAGACGGACATGATCGTGGCGCAAAAGTTATCGCTACTGGATTCGCTGACCTTGGCTTCGATGTCGACATCGGCCCTCTATTCCAG aCTCCGCGTGAAGTTGCCCAGCAAGCCATCGACGCTGACGTTCACGTCGTCGGAGTTTCATCGCTGGCGGCTGCCCATCGGACTCTTGTACCCGAATTGATTAAGGTCTTGAAAGAGATGGGCAGATCAGATATTCTCGTAGTCGTCGGTGGTGTTATTCCGCCACAGGATTACGACATGGTTTTCGAAGCTGGCGCGTCTGCCATTTTCGGACCGG GCACCAAGATTCCGGTGGCAGCGCTGCAAGTCGTCAACTTGATTATCAACGGATTGAACCGAAAAACTGAGTCATCCGCCAATTAA
- the LOC124210014 gene encoding polycomb group protein Psc-like, with the protein MESCHHDSKMIESTDDGKTPPSVGDVNCHLICTVCKGYLVDATTITECLHSFCRSCVVPHVAEFHQCPSCSVPLSTTKPFSQLRRDYTLQSIVYKMVPRLARNELDRRKQFRQERFEASKMNNFVEDSKAEECYLQSFFAPNDPISMSLEYAEPNCEFGLRANLGKDDLSESGSQQQHRRFFRCPADLPIGHLVKFLRNKFNVTDPATHKLEILYNGRPLAPEYKLSDVAYIFSWKEREPLRLWYRISPTIKEEEPIQRKTTPPAEEVKVKGNQRASLVDITSKRSWQCNGKEERRTKRRKRSSAEKVAEKIQRTTPEASAVDSLVVPVAKTIFDEARTAEFSCSTPIPSAGSTAPPLETDSGESNKIHNWLPKAVFDLDDRALFAKRLQRITNPSEFRPEEVKEEEPQVDKTDKEVVDPTTKEESIESPDPLAPLRICVTPDPTGATSGGPDDEIHDSIGALDLSGSKGDSSDVSSPLSAGSCRSSASPVGSTSKMGPHPYFMTPSAVYHHVQQQDPAQSMAVLEAAAQSTTCSANNTNKLSSDDIKKPPIWDLFHQHIRPSTAHSSQQAQSLLDLLKSNPPLIFRGNNNKKKSKKNPAGKKFPPSSPNSA; encoded by the exons ATGGAATCTTGTCACCACGATTCCA AAATGATTGAATCGACGGACGATGGCAAAACTCCGCCCAGTGTCGGTGACGTTAATTGTCACCTGATCTGTACCGTCTGTAAAGGTTACCTGGTGGACGCTACTACAATTACCGAATGTCTTCATTCAT TTTGCCGCTCATGCGTCGTTCCGCACGTGGCGGAATTCCATCAATGCCCATCTTGTTCCGTCCCGCTCAGCACCACTAAGCCTTTTTCCCAACTCAG gagagACTACACGCTACAGAGTATCGTCTACAAGATGGTCCCGCGGCTGGCCCGGAACGAATTGGACAGAAGGAAGCAGTTCCGCCAAGAGCGTTTCGAAGCTTCCAAAATGAATAACTTTGTTGAGGATAGTAAAGCTGAAGAATGTTACCTGCAATCATTTTTCGCTCCCAACGATCCAATCTCCATGTCCCTGGAATACGCAGAACC AAACTGCGAATTTGGCTTACGAGCCAATTTGGGGAAAGATGATTTGTCGGAATCTGGGTCCCAACAGCAGCATCGTCGTTTCTTCCGGTGTCCGGCTGACCTTCCCATCGGCCATTTGGTCAAATTTCTCCGCAATAAATTCAACGTCACTGATCCAGCCACACACAAG TTGGAAATTTTGTACAACGGTCGACCGCTGGCGCCAGAATACAAACTGTCCGACGTGGCCTACATTTTCTCATGGAAAGAG AGGGAGCCATTGAGATTGTGGTACCGGATATCTCCTACCATCAAAGAGGAAGAGCCGATCCAGCGGAAGACGACTCCACCGGCGGAAGAGGTCAAGGTGAAAGGTAACCAGCGAGCGAGTCTAGTTGACATTACCAGCAAGCGGAGTTGGCAGTGTAACGGCAAAGAAGAGAGGAGAACCAAACGCCGGAAGCGTTCATCCGCAGAGAAAGTAGCTGAAAAGATTCAACGGACGACGCCGGAAGCTTCAGCTGTTGATTCACTGGTCGTTCCTGTCgctaaaacaatttttgacgAGGCGAGAACGGCTGAATTCAGTTGCTCTACACCTATTCCGTCCGCCGGAAGTACCGCCCCACCCCTTGAGACCGATTCCGGCGAGTCCAACAAAATTCACAATTGGTTGCCAAAAGCTGTTTTTGATTTGGATGATCGCGCATTATTTGCCAAAAGACTCCAAAGAATAACCAACCCTTCAgaattccggccggaagaaGTGAAAGAAGAGGAACCACAAGTTGACAAGACGGACAAGGAAGTAGTCGACCCAACAACCAAGGAAGAATCGATCGAATCACCTGATCCGCTGGCTCCACTCCGGATTTGCGTGACACCCGATCCGACTGGCGCAACCTCTGGCGGACCAGATGATGAAATTCACGACAGTATCGGCGCGTTAGACTTGTCCGGAAGCAAAGGCGATTCGAGTGATGTGTCATCGCCTTTATCAGCCGGAAGTTGCAGATCCAGCGCCAGTCCAGTAGGTTCTACTTCCAAAATGGGTCCTCATCCTTATTTCATGACGCCCAGCGCCGTCTATCATCATGTCCAGCAGCAAGATCCGGCTCAATCCATGGCCGTGTTGGAAGCTGCAGCTCAATCCACAACTTGTTCCGCCAATAACACCAACAAGTTGTCCAGTGATGACATTAAAAAGCCTCCAATTTGGGATCTGTTCCATCAGCACATCCGCCCGTCTACAGCCCACAGCAGCCAGCAAGCTCAGAGCCTATTAGATTTATTAAAGTCGAATCCTCCGCTCATATTTCgcggaaataataataagaaaaaatctaaGAAAAATCCGGCCGGAAAGAAATTTCCGCCATCTTCACCAAATTCCGCTTGA